From Campylobacter upsaliensis, the proteins below share one genomic window:
- the modB gene encoding molybdate ABC transporter permease subunit encodes MFEAEFLQTLWLSFKLSFITTFLLFFVGVFLAYCFVFTNFAFKSFLQIIVSMPLVLPPSVLGFYLLMSFSPNSTLGYFLKEQFNLSLVFTFEGLVFASMIFSLPFMVHPIQSAFAALNKNLIEASYTLGKGRWITLFKVIIPNSKIGIFTGLTMAFAHTMGEFGVVMMIGGHKKGETLVASIAIYDELEALNYTLAHQYAFALFAVSFILLFALYMVNKKFTYQG; translated from the coding sequence GTGTTTGAGGCGGAATTTTTACAAACCTTATGGCTTAGTTTTAAGCTTTCTTTCATCACGACTTTTTTACTCTTTTTTGTCGGTGTGTTTTTGGCTTATTGTTTTGTTTTTACAAATTTCGCTTTTAAAAGCTTTTTGCAAATCATAGTCTCTATGCCCTTAGTTTTACCGCCTAGCGTTTTGGGCTTTTATCTGCTTATGAGCTTTTCGCCAAATAGCACACTTGGATACTTTTTAAAGGAGCAATTTAATCTTTCTTTAGTTTTTACTTTTGAGGGGCTTGTTTTTGCTTCGATGATTTTTTCTCTACCTTTTATGGTGCATCCTATCCAAAGTGCTTTTGCTGCCTTAAACAAAAATTTGATTGAAGCTTCCTATACGTTAGGAAAAGGAAGATGGATAACTCTTTTTAAAGTTATTATTCCAAATTCTAAGATTGGCATTTTTACAGGGCTTACTATGGCTTTTGCACATACTATGGGTGAATTTGGTGTTGTGATGATGATAGGAGGACACAAAAAAGGCGAAACTTTAGTCGCTAGTATAGCTATTTATGATGAGCTTGAAGCACTTAATTATACTCTAGCGCATCAATACGCTTTCGCACTTTTTGCGGTAAGTTTTATCCTACTTTTTGCCCTTTATATGGTTAATAAAAAATTCACCTATCAAGGCTAA
- the pdxA gene encoding 4-hydroxythreonine-4-phosphate dehydrogenase: protein MKVAISIGDLNGISLELALKSHKKLSQICTPYYFLHESLLKQGLNLLKKKEIALNLVEFSHAKISKFEKIKENKNVKIFSFQTPLSLELNANFTIKAGEIDAQSGTYSFLSFEAACAFTHQKHATALITLPIHKKAWNLAGISFRGHTDALRSFYGKNAIMMLGCKKLFVGLFSEHIALRDVSSQIKLEPLTQFLIDFYQESGFKKIGVLGFNPHAGDFGTIGGEEESIIEEAIRCANLHIQKEIYLPQILVADSAFTPNSLKKCSRLVAMYHDLALAPLKALYFEKSVNVSLNLPIIRTSVDHGTAFDKAYQNAKISTKSYKEAVKIALNLAKKRKKI from the coding sequence ATGAAAGTGGCTATTAGCATAGGCGATTTAAATGGCATAAGCTTGGAGCTTGCGCTTAAGAGCCATAAAAAGCTTAGTCAAATTTGTACGCCTTATTATTTTTTACACGAAAGTCTTTTAAAGCAGGGCTTAAATCTTTTAAAAAAGAAAGAAATTGCCCTAAATTTAGTCGAATTTAGCCACGCGAAAATAAGCAAATTTGAAAAAATAAAAGAGAATAAAAATGTAAAAATTTTTTCCTTTCAAACTCCGCTTTCTTTAGAGCTTAATGCAAATTTTACTATTAAAGCTGGTGAGATTGATGCGCAAAGTGGAACATATAGTTTTTTGAGTTTTGAGGCAGCTTGTGCCTTTACTCATCAAAAACACGCCACCGCTCTCATTACCCTACCTATCCATAAAAAAGCTTGGAATTTGGCTGGAATTTCATTTAGGGGACACACGGACGCATTAAGAAGTTTTTATGGGAAAAATGCCATAATGATGTTAGGTTGCAAAAAGCTTTTTGTAGGGCTTTTTAGTGAGCATATCGCCTTAAGAGATGTTTCAAGTCAAATTAAACTTGAGCCTTTAACGCAATTTTTAATCGACTTCTATCAAGAAAGTGGATTTAAAAAAATTGGTGTTTTGGGTTTTAACCCTCACGCTGGAGACTTTGGCACGATAGGGGGTGAGGAGGAGAGCATTATAGAAGAGGCGATTAGATGTGCAAATTTGCATATTCAAAAAGAAATTTATTTGCCTCAAATTCTAGTCGCAGATAGTGCTTTTACGCCAAATTCTCTTAAAAAATGTTCGCGTTTGGTGGCGATGTATCACGACCTAGCTCTTGCTCCGCTTAAGGCTTTATATTTTGAAAAAAGTGTTAATGTGAGTTTAAATTTGCCTATTATCCGCACTAGTGTTGATCATGGAACAGCTTTTGATAAAGCGTATCAAAATGCAAAAATTAGCACGAAAAGCTATAAAGAAGCCGTTAAAATAGCTCTCAATTTGGCAAAGAAAAGAAAGAAGATATAA
- a CDS encoding F0F1 ATP synthase subunit C, giving the protein MKKAIFLLFAFAAVAFAQTNAPVEQEAINVWIKAFSVLAAGLGLGVAALGGAIGMGHTAAATIAGTARNPGLGPKLMTTMFIALAMIEAQVIYALVIALIALYANPFIPFS; this is encoded by the coding sequence ATGAAAAAAGCTATTTTTTTATTGTTTGCTTTTGCAGCGGTTGCTTTTGCACAAACAAATGCTCCTGTTGAGCAAGAAGCTATAAATGTGTGGATTAAAGCATTTTCTGTTTTAGCGGCTGGCTTGGGTCTTGGTGTGGCTGCACTTGGTGGAGCGATAGGTATGGGACATACAGCAGCAGCAACCATAGCTGGAACAGCTAGAAATCCGGGTCTTGGACCAAAATTAATGACGACGATGTTTATTGCCTTAGCGATGATAGAAGCTCAGGTAATTTATGCTCTAGTTATCGCTTTGATAGCTCTTTATGCAAATCCTTTTATCCCTTTTTCTTAA
- a CDS encoding lysophospholipid acyltransferase family protein, whose protein sequence is MGKLFKKTLFIRLVFFLQWLIFLSCFKRYHGKEVDDEPCVILFWHGRLALMPFAFRRFRKKGKRAFVMISHHNDGELIARLIHLYGLNVIRGSTFRGASTALRSAFKVLEQKDDIVITPDGPRGPRHSISDGAILIAQKKNVKIRIANYEASRFWEFKSWDKMILPKPFSRLIYSLSEPFDVSNLEKDEAKVLIKKEFEKICQRDSFKEQI, encoded by the coding sequence ATGGGGAAATTGTTTAAAAAAACGCTTTTTATAAGACTTGTCTTTTTTTTGCAATGGCTCATTTTTTTAAGTTGCTTTAAGCGTTATCATGGCAAGGAGGTCGATGATGAGCCTTGCGTTATCCTTTTTTGGCACGGACGCCTTGCTTTGATGCCATTTGCTTTTAGGCGTTTTAGAAAAAAAGGCAAAAGAGCTTTTGTGATGATTTCTCATCATAATGATGGGGAATTAATCGCCAGACTTATTCATCTTTATGGCTTAAATGTGATAAGAGGTAGCACTTTTAGGGGTGCTAGCACTGCTCTTCGCTCGGCTTTTAAAGTATTGGAGCAAAAAGACGATATAGTTATAACGCCTGATGGTCCAAGAGGTCCAAGACATAGCATTTCAGATGGAGCGATTTTAATCGCACAGAAAAAAAATGTTAAGATAAGAATTGCTAATTATGAAGCAAGTCGTTTTTGGGAATTTAAAAGTTGGGATAAAATGATTTTACCTAAGCCTTTTAGTAGATTAATTTATAGTTTAAGTGAGCCTTTTGATGTTTCTAATTTGGAGAAAGATGAGGCTAAAGTTTTGATTAAAAAAGAATTTGAAAAAATTTGCCAACGCGATAGTTTTAAGGAGCAGATATGA
- the ppa gene encoding inorganic diphosphatase, which yields MDLSKIKVGEIPNKINAVIEIPYGSSVKYELDKDSGAIFVDRVMASAMFYPANYGFIANTLADDGDPVDILVLNEYPIQAGAVIPCRLIGVLIMEDESGMDEKLLAVPADKIDARYTDIKSYTDLPQATLNKIKNFFETYKILEPNKWVKVQDFKDINAAIEILEKAVKNYKA from the coding sequence ATGGATTTAAGCAAAATCAAGGTGGGAGAGATCCCAAATAAAATTAATGCCGTAATAGAAATTCCTTACGGCTCAAGCGTCAAATACGAACTTGACAAAGATAGCGGAGCGATTTTTGTAGATAGAGTAATGGCTAGTGCGATGTTTTATCCTGCAAATTACGGCTTTATCGCCAATACTTTAGCTGATGATGGTGATCCTGTGGATATTTTGGTTTTAAATGAATATCCTATTCAAGCGGGTGCTGTGATTCCTTGTCGTTTAATAGGCGTTTTGATAATGGAAGATGAAAGCGGTATGGACGAAAAGCTTTTAGCCGTGCCAGCAGATAAAATCGACGCAAGATATACAGACATAAAAAGCTACACAGATCTACCGCAAGCCACTTTAAATAAAATTAAAAATTTCTTTGAAACTTACAAAATTTTAGAGCCTAATAAATGGGTTAAAGTGCAAGATTTTAAAGATATTAATGCTGCAATAGAAATTTTAGAAAAAGCCGTTAAAAACTACAAGGCTTAA
- the traT gene encoding complement resistance protein TraT: protein MMRFKMIFTSVLAMSLLSGCLTTSLQTNSTMSQSIFLDPVVKEKRVVFLNIKNTSSCQIHLEHKLKSSLEAKGYQISDDLENSTYILSTNVLYCDKKQENNTAGGALAGGAVGAGISAYNSSSAGGAIAAGAAGALLGGLLAKVSEDTIYQMQVDVNIKQKIQNKVLNQNVNINSQASVRDKKASGFLNSFGGNVRNEKVGQLNANLTSSTQQSYESDYVERSTIILAEAVKTGLKLEEASEILEDKITAQIAGLF, encoded by the coding sequence ATGATGCGGTTTAAAATGATTTTTACTAGTGTTTTGGCGATGAGTTTATTAAGCGGGTGTTTGACAACAAGTTTGCAAACAAATAGCACGATGAGTCAAAGCATATTTTTAGATCCTGTGGTTAAGGAAAAAAGGGTGGTTTTTTTAAATATTAAAAATACTAGTTCTTGTCAAATTCATTTAGAGCATAAACTTAAAAGCAGTTTAGAGGCTAAAGGCTATCAAATTAGCGATGATTTAGAAAATAGCACCTATATTTTAAGCACAAATGTGCTTTATTGTGATAAAAAGCAAGAAAATAATACCGCAGGTGGAGCTTTAGCAGGTGGAGCTGTGGGTGCTGGCATTAGTGCTTATAATAGCTCTTCGGCAGGTGGGGCTATTGCAGCTGGTGCGGCTGGCGCTCTTTTGGGTGGGCTTTTGGCTAAGGTGAGCGAGGATACGATTTATCAAATGCAAGTCGATGTTAATATCAAGCAAAAAATTCAAAATAAAGTCTTAAATCAAAATGTAAATATCAATTCTCAAGCAAGTGTAAGAGACAAAAAGGCGAGTGGCTTTTTAAATAGCTTTGGCGGTAATGTAAGAAATGAAAAAGTAGGACAGCTTAATGCGAATTTGACAAGTAGCACACAACAAAGCTATGAAAGCGATTATGTGGAAAGAAGCACAATTATCCTTGCAGAGGCTGTAAAAACTGGACTTAAGCTTGAGGAAGCGAGTGAAATTTTAGAAGATAAAATCACTGCTCAAATCGCAGGATTATTTTAA
- a CDS encoding methyltransferase domain-containing protein produces the protein MNFLKAKDSYKFAAKVQDMMGKSLCELLKIHRLKEFERVFEFGCGTGEFSQKLQENIIFKDYARNDILDYKSEFEVEIFDMNCIPKAFFEGQKFDLIASNATLQWLKNDIFTNLHTLLKKDGILLLSSFGEENLKEIKSLTGLSLPYKSLKEHRNLLKNFEILELKEELNQLKFESALEAFRHLKLSGVNSLGRFYLGKKTLLKMQENFNNSLTYHSIYILCRKIS, from the coding sequence TTGAATTTTTTAAAAGCCAAAGATAGTTATAAATTTGCCGCTAAGGTGCAAGATATGATGGGGAAAAGCTTATGTGAGCTATTAAAAATTCATCGTTTGAAAGAATTTGAGAGGGTGTTTGAGTTTGGTTGTGGGACGGGTGAATTTAGTCAGAAATTGCAAGAAAATATTATTTTTAAAGACTATGCGAGAAATGATATTTTAGATTATAAAAGCGAATTTGAGGTTGAAATTTTTGATATGAATTGTATCCCAAAAGCTTTTTTTGAAGGTCAAAAATTTGATCTTATCGCCTCAAATGCCACTTTGCAATGGCTTAAAAATGATATTTTTACAAATTTACACACCCTGCTTAAAAAAGACGGCATTCTTTTGCTTTCAAGTTTTGGAGAAGAAAATTTAAAGGAAATTAAGAGTTTAACGGGACTTTCATTACCTTATAAAAGTCTTAAAGAGCATAGAAATTTACTTAAGAATTTTGAAATTTTAGAGCTAAAAGAAGAATTAAACCAGCTAAAATTTGAAAGTGCTTTAGAGGCTTTTAGACACTTAAAACTTAGCGGAGTTAATTCTTTGGGGCGTTTTTATTTGGGAAAAAAAACGCTTTTAAAAATGCAAGAAAATTTTAACAATAGCTTAACTTATCATAGTATTTATATTTTGTGTAGGAAAATCTCATAA
- a CDS encoding transporter, producing MNILKGYFSSLQNEGDVLSVKVDVLGVEFSVLMLDFSSFDFNGELELIFKEHELCFANLGANLSVENCFEARICRIKKGRILWHIFFKFKHFELGSIIDAKKGEKLDLKLGEKRLCFIKANDITLRKASV from the coding sequence TTGAATATTTTAAAAGGTTATTTTAGCTCCTTGCAAAATGAGGGTGATGTTTTAAGCGTAAAGGTCGATGTTTTGGGAGTGGAATTTAGCGTTTTGATGCTGGATTTTTCTTCTTTTGATTTTAATGGCGAACTTGAGCTAATCTTTAAAGAACACGAACTTTGCTTTGCAAATTTAGGGGCAAATTTGAGTGTGGAAAACTGCTTTGAGGCTCGAATTTGTAGGATTAAAAAGGGGCGTATTTTATGGCATATTTTTTTCAAATTTAAGCATTTTGAATTAGGCTCTATTATCGATGCTAAAAAGGGCGAAAAGCTTGACTTAAAGCTAGGAGAAAAAAGGCTTTGTTTTATTAAGGCAAATGATATCACCCTAAGGAAAGCAAGTGTTTGA
- a CDS encoding ABC transporter ATP-binding protein, translated as MLEFCLKHTIKGIEGPINLDLDIMLNQGEISAIFGESGAGKTTLLRILAGLITPQKGFIRVGDEIWLDLKKGINLSPQKRSLGFVFQDYALFPNMSVRENLAYATQNQKKIDELLELIGLKELANSRPKELSGGQAQRVALARALAKEPKILLLDEPLSALDFKMRSHLQEELLKILKHFKTTALLVSHDLAEIYRLSARVLQLSGGKIIKDLPTKQFFTHHNLSAKLRLNAILLEINQSDILVVLTLLLGQDIVKITLSEEEFIKEYSEIKIGETLMLSIKAFNPLIIGKLSD; from the coding sequence ATGCTAGAATTTTGTCTAAAACACACGATAAAAGGTATTGAGGGACCTATTAATCTTGATCTTGACATTATGCTAAATCAAGGCGAAATTAGTGCCATTTTTGGAGAAAGTGGAGCAGGCAAAACAACGCTTTTAAGGATACTTGCAGGTTTAATCACTCCACAAAAAGGCTTTATAAGGGTAGGAGATGAAATTTGGCTTGATCTTAAAAAGGGGATTAATCTCAGCCCACAAAAACGCTCCTTAGGCTTTGTATTTCAAGACTATGCTCTTTTTCCTAATATGAGCGTGAGAGAAAATTTAGCCTATGCTACTCAAAATCAAAAAAAAATTGACGAGCTTTTAGAACTTATAGGTCTCAAAGAGCTAGCCAACTCACGCCCTAAAGAATTAAGTGGCGGACAAGCGCAAAGAGTCGCCCTTGCTAGAGCCTTGGCTAAAGAGCCTAAAATTTTGCTTTTAGATGAGCCTTTAAGTGCTTTGGATTTTAAAATGCGTTCACATTTGCAAGAAGAATTGCTTAAAATTTTAAAACATTTTAAAACGACAGCCTTGCTTGTAAGCCACGATTTGGCTGAAATTTATAGGCTAAGTGCTAGAGTTTTGCAGCTAAGTGGCGGTAAAATCATCAAAGATTTACCAACTAAGCAATTTTTTACCCATCATAATTTAAGTGCTAAATTGCGTTTAAATGCCATTTTGCTTGAAATCAATCAAAGCGATATTTTAGTCGTTTTAACCCTTTTGCTAGGACAAGATATAGTTAAAATCACCCTTAGCGAAGAAGAATTTATAAAAGAATATAGCGAAATTAAAATAGGAGAAACCTTAATGCTTTCCATAAAAGCCTTTAATCCTCTTATTATAGGCAAGTTGAGCGATTAG
- a CDS encoding HP0268 family nuclease has translation MDLKLARNLINDKPKNISLSKIEDAVEKEGQKFFYFDKENSHKQLIALVEHFEKKGLNVYHRIIRYGLDEQDYMYEVHIL, from the coding sequence ATGGACTTAAAATTAGCAAGAAATTTAATCAATGACAAGCCTAAAAATATAAGCTTGAGTAAGATTGAGGATGCGGTGGAGAAGGAAGGGCAAAAATTTTTTTATTTTGATAAGGAAAATTCGCACAAGCAACTCATCGCTTTAGTAGAACATTTTGAAAAAAAAGGTTTAAATGTCTATCATAGAATTATTCGCTATGGACTTGACGAGCAAGATTATATGTATGAGGTGCATATTCTTTGA
- the modA gene encoding molybdate ABC transporter substrate-binding protein, with protein sequence MKKIVLVLVFLVFALNLQAEKISIFVASSASKAMSELREIFMQNHPNDEIELIFGASGKHYQLLKEGREFDLFFSADAKYAAQIAKDGNALSEPKIYALGVVALYSLDEALLKGGVEKLGEKADKIKHLSIANPKVAPYGVAASEILKNLQLEKQFKNKIVLGDNISQPVLYIDSGAAELGIVAYSLVSSVNLPKGKAVLINPKFYTPLEQSFVLTKYAKDKKLALEFADFIISNEAKAIFKKYGFDTP encoded by the coding sequence ATGAAAAAAATCGTTCTTGTTTTAGTATTTTTGGTGTTTGCATTAAATTTACAAGCGGAGAAAATTAGCATTTTTGTTGCCTCTTCAGCTTCAAAGGCGATGAGTGAGCTTAGAGAAATTTTTATGCAAAATCACCCAAATGATGAGATAGAGCTTATTTTCGGAGCTTCAGGGAAGCATTATCAGCTTTTAAAAGAGGGTAGGGAGTTTGATTTATTTTTCTCAGCCGATGCAAAATATGCCGCACAAATCGCAAAGGATGGTAATGCCCTTAGTGAGCCTAAAATCTATGCTTTAGGTGTTGTGGCACTTTATAGTTTAGATGAAGCTTTGCTTAAGGGCGGGGTGGAAAAACTAGGCGAAAAAGCGGATAAAATCAAGCATTTAAGCATAGCAAATCCAAAGGTTGCACCTTACGGAGTGGCGGCTAGTGAAATTTTAAAAAATCTTCAATTAGAAAAACAATTTAAAAATAAAATCGTGCTAGGCGATAATATCTCTCAACCTGTGCTTTACATAGATAGTGGTGCGGCGGAGCTTGGGATAGTGGCTTATTCTCTCGTTTCTAGTGTGAATTTACCTAAAGGAAAAGCGGTTTTAATCAATCCTAAATTCTACACGCCGTTAGAGCAGTCTTTTGTCCTTACAAAATACGCTAAAGATAAGAAGTTAGCCTTGGAATTTGCGGACTTTATCATAAGTAATGAGGCAAAAGCTATTTTTAAAAAATATGGATTTGACACACCTTGA
- the nusA gene encoding transcription termination factor NusA, whose protein sequence is MEKIADIIESIANEKNLELESVKDKVITALINTAKKIYGEEYEFFVDKKTLSLYQKILIVADDDERLDENKESFIAISKAKKEAKDVEIGDELTYECSLENLGRTAVNTLHKELEYHIQKLLEQTIFDKYKNKVGQIVFGSVVRVDSEENTFIEIDELRAFLPRKNRIKGEKFKVGDVVKAVIRRVYTDKGIKMELSRTSPKFLECLLEAEVPEIKDGLVSVVKCARIPGERAKIILQANSSNIDPVGATVGVKGVRINAVSKEIHNENIDCIEYSSENEILIARALAPAIINSVKIEDKTAIVSLNSEQKSKAIGKNGINIRLTSMLSGFEIELKELGAKTISNEEAMKNLQDLFKI, encoded by the coding sequence ATGGAAAAAATAGCAGACATCATAGAGTCCATAGCTAATGAAAAAAATTTAGAACTTGAAAGCGTGAAAGATAAGGTCATTACGGCACTTATAAACACGGCAAAAAAAATTTATGGCGAAGAATATGAATTTTTTGTCGATAAAAAAACGCTTAGCTTGTATCAAAAAATACTAATCGTAGCAGATGATGATGAAAGGCTTGATGAAAATAAAGAAAGTTTTATAGCCATTTCTAAAGCCAAAAAAGAGGCAAAAGATGTAGAAATAGGCGATGAATTAACTTATGAATGTTCCTTAGAAAATTTAGGTCGCACAGCTGTTAATACCCTACATAAAGAATTAGAATATCATATCCAAAAGCTTTTAGAGCAAACTATTTTTGACAAATATAAAAACAAAGTCGGTCAAATAGTTTTTGGTAGCGTTGTGCGTGTCGATAGCGAGGAAAATACCTTCATAGAAATCGATGAGTTAAGAGCTTTTTTACCGCGTAAAAATCGTATTAAGGGTGAAAAATTTAAGGTCGGCGATGTAGTTAAGGCTGTGATACGCCGTGTTTATACGGATAAGGGCATTAAAATGGAGCTTTCAAGGACTAGTCCCAAATTTTTAGAATGCTTACTTGAAGCCGAAGTGCCTGAGATTAAAGACGGACTTGTAAGCGTAGTAAAATGCGCTAGAATTCCGGGCGAAAGAGCGAAAATCATACTGCAAGCAAATAGCTCAAATATCGACCCAGTTGGTGCTACCGTGGGCGTTAAGGGTGTAAGAATTAATGCTGTGAGTAAAGAAATTCATAACGAAAACATAGACTGCATAGAATACTCAAGCGAAAATGAAATCTTAATTGCTCGTGCCTTAGCTCCAGCCATTATTAATTCCGTTAAAATCGAAGATAAAACAGCCATAGTCAGTCTTAATAGCGAACAAAAAAGTAAAGCCATAGGAAAAAATGGCATTAATATACGCCTTACTTCTATGCTAAGTGGTTTTGAGATTGAGCTTAAAGAACTTGGAGCTAAAACAATAAGCAATGAAGAAGCGATGAAGAATTTACAAGATCTCTTTAAAATCTAA
- the miaB gene encoding tRNA (N6-isopentenyl adenosine(37)-C2)-methylthiotransferase MiaB gives MSAKKLFIQTLGCAMNVRDSEHIIAELTQKENYSLTEDIKEADLILINTCSVREKPVHKLFSEVGGFEKVKKKGAKIGVCGCTASHLGEEIFRRAPYVDFVLGARNISKITQAVKTPKFVGVDLDYDESEFAFSDFRNSPYKSYINISIGCDKHCTYCIVPHTRGDEISIPFELIYNEAKKAVEKGAKEIFLLGQNVNNYGKRFRNAHKKMDFSDLLNSLSEIENLRRIRFTSPHPLHMDDKFLQTFSQNEKICKAMHMPLQSGSSEILKAMKRGYSKEWYLDRALKLRELCKDVSISTDIIVAFPGESEKDFEDTLDVLEKVRFEQIFSFKYSKRPLTKAATMPNQIPEDIASKRLSFLQNRHAEILDEITKKQENQTFEVLFEELRANNAVAGRTDNNFLVQIQGSEEMLGTMKQVKITNAKRMVLYGEIV, from the coding sequence TTGAGTGCTAAGAAATTATTTATCCAAACTTTGGGTTGTGCGATGAATGTAAGAGATAGTGAGCATATCATCGCTGAATTAACGCAAAAGGAGAATTATAGCCTCACAGAGGACATAAAGGAGGCGGATTTAATTCTCATTAACACTTGTTCCGTGCGTGAAAAACCAGTGCATAAGCTTTTCTCAGAAGTCGGTGGCTTTGAAAAAGTGAAAAAGAAGGGTGCTAAAATAGGTGTTTGCGGTTGCACGGCTTCGCATTTAGGAGAGGAAATTTTCCGTCGTGCGCCTTATGTGGATTTTGTTTTGGGAGCTAGAAATATTTCTAAAATCACTCAAGCGGTCAAAACTCCGAAATTTGTCGGGGTTGATTTAGATTATGATGAAAGTGAGTTTGCTTTTAGCGATTTTAGAAATAGTCCTTACAAATCCTACATTAACATTTCCATAGGTTGCGATAAACATTGCACTTATTGCATAGTCCCACATACTAGAGGAGATGAAATTTCTATCCCTTTTGAATTGATTTATAATGAAGCTAAAAAGGCGGTAGAAAAGGGTGCGAAAGAGATATTTTTACTTGGGCAAAATGTCAATAATTATGGCAAAAGATTTAGAAACGCTCATAAAAAAATGGATTTTTCCGATTTGCTAAACTCTTTAAGTGAGATTGAGAATTTAAGACGCATTCGTTTTACAAGTCCGCATCCTTTACATATGGATGATAAATTTTTACAAACTTTTAGTCAAAATGAAAAAATTTGCAAAGCTATGCATATGCCTTTGCAAAGTGGCTCAAGTGAAATTTTAAAAGCGATGAAAAGAGGTTATAGTAAAGAGTGGTATTTAGATAGGGCTTTAAAGCTTAGAGAGCTTTGCAAAGATGTCAGCATTTCAACAGATATTATCGTAGCATTTCCGGGAGAGAGCGAGAAGGACTTTGAAGACACTTTAGATGTTTTGGAAAAGGTGCGTTTTGAGCAAATTTTTTCTTTTAAATACTCCAAACGCCCCCTAACTAAAGCCGCCACAATGCCAAATCAAATTCCAGAAGATATTGCCTCAAAAAGACTAAGTTTTTTACAAAATCGCCACGCAGAAATTTTAGATGAAATCACAAAAAAGCAGGAAAATCAAACTTTTGAAGTGCTTTTTGAAGAGCTAAGGGCAAATAATGCCGTAGCAGGTCGCACGGATAATAATTTTTTAGTTCAAATTCAAGGCAGCGAAGAAATGCTAGGCACAATGAAACAAGTGAAAATCACAAACGCAAAACGCATGGTGCTTTATGGGGAAATTGTTTAA
- a CDS encoding pyridoxine 5'-phosphate synthase produces the protein MLLGFNIDHIAVLREARRVNDPDVLEAVFLSANFCDQITLHIREDRRHTQEFDLENLTRFCKIPINLECSNDEEMIKIALKYKPNRVTIVPEKREELTTEGGLNLANDKLKTNIELLHKANIEVSLFINPNLKDVEMSKEFEADFIELHTGHFANLYNALFSNISKTPYKVLDMDKKALELGLKEELARLELCAKKGANLGLKIAAGHGLNYKNTKELLFIKEICELNIGQSIVARAVFIGLERALIEMRTLLNESGY, from the coding sequence ATGTTATTAGGTTTTAATATTGACCACATTGCTGTTTTAAGAGAGGCTAGAAGGGTTAATGACCCTGATGTTTTAGAAGCGGTTTTCTTAAGTGCTAATTTTTGCGATCAAATCACTCTTCATATAAGAGAAGATCGCCGTCATACGCAAGAATTTGACCTTGAAAATTTGACTCGATTTTGTAAAATTCCTATCAATTTAGAATGCTCAAATGATGAAGAAATGATAAAAATTGCCCTAAAATACAAGCCAAATCGCGTTACCATAGTGCCGGAAAAAAGAGAAGAACTAACGACTGAGGGCGGTTTAAATTTAGCAAATGACAAGCTAAAAACAAATATAGAGCTTTTACATAAGGCAAATATAGAAGTTTCGCTTTTTATTAATCCAAATTTAAAAGATGTGGAGATGTCAAAAGAGTTTGAGGCTGATTTTATCGAGCTTCATACGGGACATTTTGCAAATTTATACAATGCACTTTTTAGCAATATTTCTAAAACGCCTTATAAGGTGCTAGATATGGATAAAAAAGCGTTAGAATTAGGTCTTAAAGAGGAGTTGGCAAGACTTGAGCTTTGTGCTAAGAAGGGAGCAAATTTGGGACTTAAAATCGCCGCTGGACACGGACTTAATTATAAAAATACAAAAGAGCTTCTTTTCATAAAAGAAATTTGTGAGCTTAATATCGGTCAAAGCATAGTTGCAAGAGCTGTTTTTATCGGGCTTGAAAGGGCTTTAATTGAGATGAGGACTTTATTAAATGAAAGTGGCTATTAG